A region from the Marinobacter sp. SS13-12 genome encodes:
- a CDS encoding HlyD family secretion protein, whose protein sequence is MGKLLRVGITLLVVALAVVAGSWVWNHYLYSPWTRDGRIRADVITIAPDVSGWVTQLSVANNQAVKQGDPLFTIDDTRYQAALAEARAKVAEKYSSLELARHRYQSRQGLSDEQAPTEDDLETYRIKRASAVAGLELAKAELEMARIDLERTQVVAPADGTISNLHLRQGNYVDKGKVVLSEVKADSFYVTGYFEETKLHKVQVGQSARITLMGGDRKLTGTVVSIAPGIADINASSNDQMLPQVQQAFNWVRLAQRIPVDIALDPVPEDIHLSAGMTVSIYLDSE, encoded by the coding sequence ATGGGAAAGCTACTGCGTGTTGGTATTACGTTGTTGGTGGTCGCGCTAGCGGTTGTTGCCGGAAGCTGGGTCTGGAACCATTATCTGTATTCGCCATGGACCCGCGACGGAAGGATTCGTGCCGATGTCATCACGATTGCGCCAGATGTTTCAGGCTGGGTCACGCAACTGAGCGTGGCCAACAACCAGGCGGTAAAGCAGGGTGATCCGCTCTTTACCATTGACGATACGCGTTATCAGGCAGCGCTTGCGGAAGCCAGGGCGAAGGTCGCAGAGAAGTACAGTTCTCTCGAGCTGGCCAGGCACAGGTACCAGAGCCGACAGGGACTGTCTGACGAACAGGCCCCCACTGAGGACGACCTGGAAACCTACCGTATTAAACGGGCGTCCGCGGTGGCCGGTCTTGAACTCGCCAAGGCGGAACTGGAGATGGCGCGCATTGACCTTGAGCGCACGCAGGTGGTGGCACCGGCAGATGGCACCATCAGTAACCTCCATCTGCGCCAGGGCAACTACGTCGATAAAGGGAAGGTTGTGTTGTCTGAGGTGAAGGCCGATTCCTTTTATGTCACCGGGTACTTTGAAGAAACCAAACTGCATAAGGTGCAGGTGGGGCAATCCGCCCGGATTACCCTGATGGGTGGCGACCGGAAGTTGACTGGCACCGTCGTCAGCATTGCCCCGGGGATTGCCGATATCAATGCCAGCAGCAACGACCAGATGCTTCCCCAGGTTCAGCAGGCATTCAACTGGGTACGGTTGGCCCAACGGATTCCGGTCGATATTGCGCTGGACCCGGTGCCGGAGGATATACATCTGAGTGCCGGGATGACGGTTTCAATTTATCTGGACTCCGAGTAG
- a CDS encoding EAL domain-containing protein, whose translation MMKCDKWPAGLMAIFLLFAFTANAKELTIQGDAGQYSLNNHIEYFLGDEQTLDQALQQEQWQEKYDDSVLNLGFTDQAVWLRTTLTLPEPLTRQWYLVIPYPLLEEVDLYLVRDQQLPAIYHTSRQETESRREQARSYQVALPLPRDLNGQVELYLRARSATSMQLPVELWREDRLLLRFSHLSLYWGAYFGVLGALVIYNLFLFLSLRDLAYGYYVLYIGSISLLMLCISGAGSAWFWGGHPILPRYALPISTALASLFALMFARSFLKWQDISSRWDRSMKIAAGLAGVLIVYTWADPINGALFAGLLGTLVIVLLITVGLAGLRAGVAIARYFVLAWTTFALGSALYLLSVFDFLPVNLVTNHAMQVGSVAEVLLLSFALAHRIKDERARKLAALRKQQMAERQVRDLEMQSLEQAMHDSTTRMPNAALLNQQLQAMMTQNKRVALALVHYPQVKDIASSMGHRLAEEVFCQLMSKLNHKLAGVGGVICLESRQHAYIAIPGFGSAAFLIDLNEFEGPLEPFIELVVGNHEISVHAVRLPVLMNLHCGVAVAPEHGDSAEILYQHASAARDHSESRKVPVQVYNNEISDFARRRLDLVTALPPAILAGELELYLQPQMNNTGQELVGAEILLRWHSPRFGAVPAGEVIEIAENAGLMDVLSRYIVSQAWKTMQTLQRRQLNITCSINLSVQNLTNSHFVTFALAGVRDHAIPMNRVIFEVTETSMMHNMDAVIGSLLKIANSGCKIALDDFGTGYSSLAYLSRLPIHELKIDQCFISQMVSNQNDLGIVQNTLKLARALRLEAVAEGVEDNNTRELLSYLGCHRLQGYLFARPMPLDKFCDWAMTQHH comes from the coding sequence ATGATGAAATGCGACAAATGGCCGGCGGGGTTGATGGCGATATTCCTTTTATTCGCCTTTACCGCCAACGCCAAGGAACTGACAATTCAGGGTGACGCTGGTCAATACAGCCTGAACAATCACATCGAGTACTTTCTGGGTGATGAACAAACCCTTGATCAGGCACTGCAACAGGAACAATGGCAGGAAAAGTACGATGACAGCGTACTGAACCTGGGGTTCACCGACCAGGCAGTATGGCTCAGGACGACCCTGACACTTCCGGAACCGTTGACCCGTCAATGGTACCTGGTGATTCCTTACCCACTGCTGGAGGAAGTGGACCTCTATCTGGTGCGTGATCAGCAACTACCAGCGATCTACCACACCAGTCGACAGGAAACTGAAAGCCGGCGAGAGCAGGCCCGCAGCTATCAGGTGGCCCTGCCGTTACCGCGCGACCTGAACGGCCAGGTGGAATTGTACCTGCGGGCACGGTCGGCGACGTCAATGCAATTGCCAGTCGAGCTTTGGCGCGAGGACCGTCTGCTGCTGCGATTTTCACACCTGAGCCTCTATTGGGGCGCTTATTTCGGCGTACTGGGTGCCCTGGTCATCTACAACCTGTTCCTGTTCCTTTCCCTCAGGGACTTGGCCTACGGCTATTACGTGCTGTACATCGGCTCGATCAGCCTGCTGATGCTCTGCATTTCCGGTGCCGGGAGCGCCTGGTTCTGGGGCGGGCACCCGATACTGCCCCGTTATGCCCTGCCCATCAGCACCGCACTTGCGTCTCTGTTCGCCTTGATGTTCGCACGCAGCTTTTTGAAATGGCAGGACATTTCTTCACGCTGGGATCGCAGCATGAAGATCGCCGCCGGACTGGCCGGGGTGCTGATTGTCTACACCTGGGCCGACCCCATAAACGGTGCGCTGTTCGCCGGCCTGCTGGGCACCCTGGTGATTGTATTGCTCATCACCGTGGGGCTGGCAGGCCTGAGGGCCGGCGTCGCCATTGCCCGTTATTTCGTGCTGGCCTGGACAACCTTTGCCCTGGGGTCCGCCCTGTATTTACTGAGCGTCTTCGATTTTCTGCCGGTAAACCTCGTCACCAACCACGCCATGCAGGTCGGCTCGGTCGCGGAGGTGCTGCTACTTTCCTTTGCCCTGGCCCATCGCATCAAAGACGAGCGGGCTCGCAAGCTGGCAGCGCTGCGGAAACAGCAGATGGCCGAGCGACAGGTCCGGGATCTGGAAATGCAATCCCTTGAACAGGCCATGCACGATTCGACGACCAGGATGCCCAATGCCGCTCTGCTCAATCAGCAGTTACAGGCAATGATGACTCAGAACAAACGGGTCGCACTTGCGCTGGTCCACTATCCACAGGTCAAGGATATTGCGTCCAGCATGGGCCACAGGCTGGCAGAAGAGGTGTTTTGTCAGTTGATGAGCAAGCTCAACCATAAGCTGGCGGGGGTGGGCGGTGTGATCTGTCTGGAAAGCCGGCAGCACGCCTACATTGCGATTCCCGGATTCGGCTCAGCCGCGTTCCTGATTGATCTCAATGAATTCGAAGGCCCACTGGAGCCCTTTATCGAACTGGTGGTGGGTAATCATGAAATCTCTGTCCATGCCGTCAGGCTGCCTGTGTTAATGAATCTACACTGCGGCGTGGCTGTTGCCCCGGAGCATGGCGACAGCGCGGAAATCCTGTATCAACACGCGTCTGCGGCAAGGGACCACAGCGAATCACGCAAGGTTCCGGTGCAGGTCTATAACAATGAAATCTCCGATTTCGCGCGGCGCCGCCTGGATCTGGTGACCGCCTTGCCCCCGGCCATTCTGGCCGGGGAGCTGGAGCTTTACCTGCAACCGCAAATGAACAACACTGGTCAGGAACTGGTAGGCGCAGAAATACTGTTGCGCTGGCACAGTCCGCGATTCGGGGCAGTGCCCGCCGGGGAAGTGATCGAAATCGCAGAAAATGCAGGCTTGATGGATGTGCTATCGCGTTACATCGTATCCCAGGCCTGGAAAACCATGCAGACGCTGCAGCGCCGACAACTCAACATTACCTGCAGCATCAACCTGTCGGTTCAGAATCTCACTAACAGCCACTTTGTGACCTTTGCACTGGCGGGGGTAAGGGACCACGCCATTCCAATGAATCGCGTGATCTTTGAGGTGACTGAGACCTCCATGATGCACAACATGGACGCTGTGATCGGGTCTCTGCTTAAGATTGCCAACAGCGGCTGCAAGATTGCCCTGGATGATTTTGGTACGGGCTACTCCTCCCTGGCCTATCTGAGCCGCCTGCCCATCCACGAGCTGAAGATTGATCAGTGCTTCATAAGCCAGATGGTTTCCAACCAGAATGACCTGGGAATTGTCCAGAACACCCTGAAACTGGCTCGCGCCCTCAGGCTGGAAGCCGTAGCTGAAGGCGTGGAGGACAATAACACCCGGGAGCTTCTCAGCTACCTGGGCTGCCACCGGCTGCAGGGCTACCTGTTCGCCAGGCCGATGCCGCTGGACAAATTCTGCGATTGGGCCATGACGCAACACCACTGA
- a CDS encoding ribonuclease Z, with translation MEFTFLGTSAGTPTRSRNVSGLALCHSGPKPWYLVDCGEGTQHQLLRTRYSVMQLRAIFITHIHGDHTFGLPGLLTSASMLGRSEPLDVIAPVQVQRFIEAVIDNSDSSLSYPLNFIDSEAPDFCWQDDHFHVFNVALSHRVACRAYVFTERNLERQLLQDKLRHNGIEPGPGWSELQKGNDVTLEDGRLLRSEDYTRIPRVARRVIVAGDNDNPELLTDASDGTQVLIHEATYTRDVADRVGPWPQHSSAEQVARFAQQARLPYLVLTHFSSRYQSGPGGAPHINQLAAEAMQHYRGQLFLARDFNTYRLGKDLSLSCLTTRNTT, from the coding sequence ATGGAATTCACCTTCCTGGGCACATCTGCCGGAACCCCGACACGGTCACGCAACGTGAGCGGCCTTGCCCTGTGCCACTCCGGCCCCAAGCCCTGGTACCTGGTGGACTGCGGTGAAGGCACCCAACATCAGTTACTGCGCACTCGTTACTCGGTCATGCAGTTGCGGGCCATATTCATCACTCATATCCACGGTGACCACACCTTCGGCTTACCCGGCCTGCTCACCAGTGCCTCCATGCTTGGCCGCTCGGAACCGCTGGATGTCATCGCCCCTGTCCAGGTACAACGTTTCATCGAAGCGGTAATCGATAACAGCGACTCCAGCCTTAGCTACCCCCTGAATTTCATCGATTCCGAGGCCCCGGACTTCTGCTGGCAGGATGATCACTTCCATGTGTTCAATGTAGCACTGTCCCATCGCGTGGCCTGCCGTGCCTACGTGTTCACTGAGCGCAACCTGGAGCGTCAGCTGCTGCAGGACAAACTCAGACACAATGGCATAGAACCCGGCCCCGGCTGGAGCGAATTGCAGAAAGGAAATGACGTAACGCTTGAGGACGGCCGCCTGCTCAGGAGCGAAGACTACACACGGATTCCACGTGTGGCCCGCCGCGTGATCGTCGCTGGCGACAACGACAATCCCGAGCTGCTAACGGATGCCAGCGACGGCACCCAGGTGCTGATCCACGAGGCCACCTACACTCGGGACGTGGCCGACCGGGTCGGCCCCTGGCCACAACACAGCTCCGCGGAACAGGTGGCCCGCTTTGCCCAACAGGCCCGCCTGCCCTACCTGGTGCTGACCCACTTCAGTTCCCGCTACCAGTCCGGACCGGGCGGTGCGCCCCATATCAACCAGCTGGCAGCCGAAGCCATGCAACACTACCGCGGCCAGCTTTTTCTGGCGCGGGATTTCAATACCTACCGGCTGGGAAAGGACCTGTCACTGAGCTGCCTGACCACCCGCAACACAACCTGA
- a CDS encoding sensor domain-containing phosphodiesterase: MNQNAYIPPEITEGEEERLEELYGLRLLDTASELRFDRYTSLVASIFGFPIVLITLLDRDRQWFKSRVGWNKTQCPRDISFCGHAINQDSLLVVPDALDDPRFAGNPLVTGEPYIRFYAGAVVRGPAGQALGTLCVLDHQPRYFDEEHRIRLRQFADLIENEIAHGADLLALKSSIERSAYYDPLTQLPNRQLLMDRLSQLLKLATMESLQVAVLLFNVTGLRLINQSLGTQGGDELLQQLAQRLRDNCPKGGSVARLQADELVLVFPVLNDSQRKEVTHQIHATLEHPYRCLGQEHYLRVRIGGSLFPDQGDSPEALIEQASAAIRVSPESLAEPVHYFDAAHSDAFSEILKIESCLKRALARDEFYLLYQPILSLTTGQMTGVEALLRWRCSELGQVSPDRFIPLAEQSGLILPIGRWVREEVCRQLQAWCSEQPDWDIPVAVNVSPAELVQPTFSEELLNRLALAQVPEKLLRIEITEHSLVRDNEAVEHNLVRLKARNIEINIDDFGTGYSSLSYLRRVPVSSLKIDRSFIDGLPTSEDGATITRTIIEMAKALGMEQVAEGIEKKEQLAFLHGQHCTYGQGYLFSRPLPPDQIPALRSRPVLPQESQNG, from the coding sequence ATGAATCAGAACGCCTATATACCCCCAGAGATTACCGAAGGTGAAGAGGAGCGCCTGGAGGAGCTGTATGGCCTTCGATTGCTGGACACGGCGTCGGAGCTGCGTTTTGACCGGTATACCAGTCTGGTGGCGAGTATATTCGGATTTCCCATTGTATTGATCACCTTGCTGGACCGTGATCGGCAGTGGTTCAAATCCCGGGTGGGCTGGAATAAAACCCAGTGTCCACGCGATATTTCCTTCTGTGGCCACGCCATAAACCAGGATTCATTGCTGGTTGTACCCGATGCGCTGGATGACCCGCGGTTTGCGGGTAACCCACTGGTCACCGGTGAGCCCTATATTCGCTTCTATGCGGGCGCTGTTGTGCGCGGCCCTGCAGGGCAGGCTCTGGGCACGCTCTGCGTGCTGGATCACCAGCCCAGGTACTTTGACGAGGAGCATCGTATCCGCCTGCGCCAGTTCGCCGACCTGATCGAAAATGAAATTGCCCACGGTGCGGACTTGCTGGCACTGAAGAGTTCAATTGAGCGCTCGGCCTATTACGATCCCCTGACCCAGTTGCCCAATCGCCAGTTGCTGATGGACCGCTTGAGCCAGTTGCTCAAGCTGGCAACGATGGAATCCCTGCAGGTAGCGGTACTGCTGTTCAACGTAACGGGTCTGCGCCTGATCAATCAGAGCCTGGGCACCCAGGGAGGCGATGAACTGTTGCAGCAACTGGCCCAACGGCTGCGGGATAATTGCCCCAAAGGTGGTTCAGTCGCACGCCTGCAAGCCGATGAGCTGGTGCTGGTGTTTCCGGTACTCAATGACAGCCAGCGTAAAGAAGTCACTCACCAGATCCATGCGACGCTCGAGCACCCCTATCGCTGCCTGGGCCAGGAGCATTATCTGAGAGTTCGTATCGGGGGAAGCCTGTTTCCCGATCAGGGTGACAGCCCGGAGGCGTTGATCGAACAGGCATCGGCGGCGATTCGGGTCAGCCCTGAGAGCCTGGCCGAGCCAGTGCATTACTTTGATGCTGCCCATTCGGATGCGTTCTCCGAGATCCTGAAAATCGAGTCCTGCCTCAAGAGGGCACTGGCACGGGACGAGTTCTATTTGCTGTACCAGCCGATTTTATCCTTGACCACCGGCCAGATGACGGGGGTCGAAGCACTGCTGCGTTGGCGGTGTTCAGAGCTTGGCCAGGTCTCTCCGGATCGGTTTATTCCACTGGCAGAACAAAGTGGCCTGATTCTTCCTATCGGCCGATGGGTTCGAGAGGAAGTCTGCCGACAGTTGCAGGCCTGGTGCTCGGAGCAGCCGGACTGGGATATTCCCGTCGCAGTGAATGTATCGCCGGCTGAATTGGTGCAGCCGACGTTCTCGGAGGAACTGCTCAACCGACTGGCATTGGCGCAGGTTCCCGAAAAGCTGCTGCGCATTGAAATCACCGAGCATTCCCTGGTGCGGGACAATGAGGCCGTGGAGCACAATCTGGTGCGGCTGAAGGCGCGGAACATAGAGATCAACATCGACGATTTTGGTACCGGTTACTCTTCTTTGTCTTACCTGCGCCGCGTGCCGGTGAGCAGCCTCAAGATTGACCGCTCGTTCATTGATGGCCTGCCCACGAGCGAGGACGGCGCAACGATTACCCGCACCATTATCGAGATGGCCAAGGCCCTGGGAATGGAGCAGGTGGCTGAAGGTATTGAGAAGAAAGAGCAATTGGCCTTCCTGCACGGACAGCATTGCACGTACGGCCAGGGTTATCTTTTTTCCCGCCCGCTGCCTCCGGATCAGATTCCCGCTTTGCGATCACGCCCGGTGCTTCCACAGGAGTCGCAGAATGGTTAA
- the tenA gene encoding thiaminase II: MPYQFKDLKNQCQTEWRAYIEHSFVRQLGDATLSREAFEHYLKQDYLFLIQFARAFALAAYKSPTLSDLRQAKEGLQAIVDVELDLHIGYCKEWGISEQELAELPEARATIAYTRYVLDTGNRGDLLDLHVALSPCMVGYGEIANWLNRRAETIRGDSNPYDAWIAMYESDEFQQAMQAEIRWLDERLADVSPARFEQLTRIFSDATRLEIDFWEMGLKQSD, from the coding sequence ATGCCCTACCAGTTTAAAGACCTCAAAAACCAATGCCAGACAGAGTGGCGCGCCTACATCGAACACAGCTTTGTGCGACAACTGGGCGATGCAACACTTTCCAGGGAAGCGTTCGAACATTATCTCAAGCAAGATTACCTCTTCCTGATCCAGTTCGCCCGTGCGTTTGCCCTGGCCGCCTACAAAAGCCCGACCCTGTCCGACCTGAGGCAGGCAAAGGAAGGATTACAGGCAATTGTAGACGTTGAGCTGGATCTGCACATCGGCTACTGCAAGGAATGGGGCATTTCGGAACAAGAACTTGCCGAACTGCCTGAAGCCCGAGCCACCATCGCCTACACACGGTATGTGCTCGATACCGGCAACAGGGGCGATCTGCTGGACCTGCACGTCGCACTCTCACCCTGCATGGTCGGTTACGGCGAAATCGCCAACTGGCTGAACCGACGGGCGGAAACAATCCGGGGCGACAGCAACCCCTACGATGCCTGGATCGCCATGTACGAAAGCGACGAATTCCAGCAAGCCATGCAGGCCGAAATCCGTTGGCTGGATGAACGGTTGGCTGATGTTTCCCCGGCCAGATTCGAGCAGCTCACGCGGATATTCAGCGATGCAACCCGGCTGGAAATTGATTTCTGGGAGATGGGGCTGAAGCAAAGCGATTGA
- a CDS encoding DUF1656 domain-containing protein, giving the protein MLHELSFGGMLFSPLLVLVPMAFALSAVTRLALYRLDLRRYIWKEAWFDVAAFICYLAIIVYLFGN; this is encoded by the coding sequence ATGCTACACGAACTGAGTTTTGGCGGAATGCTGTTCAGTCCATTATTGGTGCTGGTGCCGATGGCGTTTGCGTTGAGTGCTGTCACCCGGCTGGCCTTGTACCGGCTGGACCTGCGCCGCTATATCTGGAAGGAAGCCTGGTTCGATGTTGCCGCGTTCATCTGCTATCTGGCAATCATTGTTTATCTGTTCGGGAACTAG
- a CDS encoding GNAT family N-acetyltransferase translates to MVNKKEAGKKFLIREAVEDDVPVLVEFLAKLALHVSGAPPQSLKEREWDRLHGVLLSSLTDANKHIMVAEVPGAGLVGMGYIYISRNQGIWEQTSHVEYRSAFIDDVWVEPEFRKLGIFPDLLRSLVAFAESRGAYELVLEYSASNKEAKAAWTRLGFKTIGVRAAAFTTAVQEVLNNRS, encoded by the coding sequence ATGGTTAACAAGAAAGAGGCTGGTAAAAAGTTTCTGATACGGGAAGCCGTAGAGGATGATGTCCCCGTGCTGGTGGAATTCCTCGCCAAGCTGGCTCTCCACGTTTCGGGTGCGCCACCCCAGAGCCTGAAGGAGCGTGAATGGGACCGTCTTCACGGCGTACTGCTGTCGTCGCTGACCGATGCCAATAAGCACATTATGGTGGCGGAGGTGCCCGGAGCAGGGCTTGTTGGCATGGGCTATATTTATATTTCGCGCAATCAGGGCATCTGGGAGCAAACCAGTCACGTCGAGTACCGGTCGGCGTTCATTGATGATGTCTGGGTTGAACCCGAGTTTCGCAAGCTCGGGATTTTTCCGGACCTGCTGCGTAGCCTGGTGGCATTTGCGGAGAGCCGGGGTGCCTACGAGTTGGTTCTGGAGTATTCTGCATCGAACAAGGAGGCCAAGGCGGCCTGGACCCGTCTGGGCTTTAAGACAATAGGGGTGCGTGCCGCGGCATTCACTACCGCTGTGCAGGAAGTTCTGAACAATCGGTCCTAG
- a CDS encoding histone deacetylase: MLGDRTVNVFYDDVVLGHDPQVDLPFVPSRVEKRVRHILQGLDFKWSYPEHPGRLSAIMKYLEQHPVPGVQFKVGSAATYNQLARVHTTSYLDHFLSLFGKAAWVDSDTTAVSPNSVNAALAAAGNAIAAVESVVNGDCQSAFALVRPPGHHAEPVRARGFCLLNNVAVAAAHAQAKLGCERVLIIDWDAHHGNGTQDIFWADPDVLFFDTHCAAPFYPGSGDLEEVGAGFGEGYTINVPLPESAGDIAFEKVYREILVPAAEYFKPDLILVSAGFDPHRNDMAMNLTYDGFKVMTRIIQEIADQHCEGRLALVLEGGYNLTSLAQGVHAVLEVLAGGDVPELLEAGVKEANEAAEFHRSAFSDDD; encoded by the coding sequence GTGCTAGGCGATCGAACCGTGAATGTCTTTTATGATGACGTCGTGCTGGGCCACGACCCCCAGGTGGATCTGCCTTTCGTTCCCAGCCGGGTGGAAAAACGCGTCAGACATATCCTGCAGGGCCTGGACTTCAAGTGGAGTTATCCGGAGCACCCGGGGCGACTGAGTGCAATCATGAAGTACCTGGAGCAACATCCTGTCCCCGGTGTCCAGTTCAAGGTCGGGAGTGCCGCCACCTATAATCAGCTGGCCCGGGTGCATACCACCTCCTACCTGGATCACTTCCTCTCACTGTTCGGGAAGGCCGCCTGGGTGGATTCTGATACCACCGCAGTCTCCCCCAACAGTGTCAACGCCGCCCTGGCTGCAGCCGGAAACGCCATTGCGGCCGTGGAGAGCGTGGTTAATGGCGATTGCCAGAGTGCGTTCGCGCTGGTGCGTCCGCCGGGTCATCACGCAGAACCGGTGAGGGCAAGGGGCTTTTGTCTGTTGAACAACGTCGCGGTGGCGGCTGCCCATGCCCAGGCAAAACTGGGCTGTGAACGGGTGCTGATCATCGACTGGGACGCGCATCACGGTAATGGAACCCAGGATATTTTCTGGGCGGACCCGGATGTCCTCTTCTTCGATACCCATTGTGCCGCACCCTTTTATCCGGGTTCCGGAGACCTGGAAGAGGTGGGCGCCGGATTCGGTGAGGGCTATACCATCAATGTCCCGCTGCCTGAGTCAGCCGGGGACATCGCTTTTGAAAAAGTGTACCGCGAAATACTGGTGCCGGCCGCTGAGTACTTCAAACCGGATCTGATTCTCGTCTCAGCGGGATTCGACCCCCACCGCAATGACATGGCTATGAACCTGACCTACGACGGTTTCAAGGTCATGACTCGCATCATCCAGGAAATCGCCGACCAGCACTGCGAAGGCCGGCTCGCGCTGGTTTTGGAAGGTGGTTACAATTTGACCTCCCTCGCGCAAGGTGTCCACGCTGTGCTGGAAGTGCTTGCCGGCGGAGATGTACCGGAATTGCTGGAAGCGGGTGTAAAGGAAGCGAACGAAGCCGCCGAGTTCCACCGTTCCGCGTTCAGTGACGATGACTGA
- a CDS encoding PilZ domain-containing protein has translation MIRMHGEYRRHLRSGIRLPVVLKYANHTIKTNTLDVSASGLRLKRPEGVYIRPGEVTDVDFPDKAAMNVAATVAYIGKSHIGMQFYRRRFSEYELRELYDVAPSWQRLTARSKRALWRSSRRFAVLLTNTLLRSPINAMARPHFLFAVYGNQQQAGSYFTPGMARRMPPNLVLGFIRNQDKRGLLVASQFMEHELEEDSEKVRFYLDQLQRDYPDVQRIALVGRLPNFVMKAGIEITEPLVEGSLGTRYMIWDVARKMRERPQYSQQTSIVVLGGAGRIGNAVCQDLTSLYDKVIGFDPRYEEDREIGTDQGTILQTSSPAHLEDEKLYIGLTHHGDAVLELQQHISAGSLIADDTHPCISLTARERLQQRQIAVEKVVLSHEEFLMWPRMPDWSNRDIPGCLVEALVLLRQPGAGEGEFSAFCQEAEFLGFTGRMISPLDE, from the coding sequence ATGATAAGGATGCATGGAGAGTATCGCCGGCATTTGCGATCCGGGATCAGACTCCCGGTGGTTCTGAAGTATGCCAATCACACCATCAAAACCAATACTCTGGACGTATCGGCAAGCGGATTACGGCTGAAAAGGCCAGAGGGAGTTTATATCCGCCCCGGGGAGGTCACGGACGTCGATTTTCCCGACAAAGCCGCTATGAACGTAGCGGCGACCGTGGCGTACATCGGTAAGTCCCACATTGGTATGCAATTCTACCGCAGGCGCTTTTCCGAATACGAGCTGAGGGAACTCTACGACGTTGCCCCGTCCTGGCAACGCCTGACCGCCAGAAGCAAGCGTGCATTATGGAGGAGCAGCCGCCGTTTTGCGGTTTTGTTGACCAATACCCTCTTGCGCTCCCCCATTAATGCCATGGCCAGGCCGCATTTTCTGTTTGCGGTTTACGGTAACCAGCAACAGGCCGGGTCCTATTTCACGCCCGGTATGGCGCGGCGTATGCCACCCAACCTGGTGCTTGGCTTCATTCGCAATCAGGACAAGCGCGGCCTGCTGGTGGCGTCGCAATTTATGGAGCATGAGTTAGAGGAAGATTCCGAAAAAGTTCGCTTTTACCTGGACCAATTACAGCGGGACTACCCCGATGTGCAGCGGATCGCCCTCGTTGGGCGACTCCCCAACTTCGTCATGAAAGCTGGTATCGAGATTACCGAACCGCTGGTGGAAGGGAGCCTGGGAACACGCTATATGATCTGGGACGTAGCCCGAAAAATGCGTGAGCGCCCCCAATACAGCCAGCAGACCAGCATCGTCGTGCTGGGCGGTGCCGGTCGCATCGGCAATGCGGTGTGCCAGGATCTCACCAGCCTGTATGACAAGGTGATCGGGTTTGATCCGCGCTATGAGGAGGACAGGGAGATAGGCACGGATCAGGGCACGATATTGCAGACGTCCTCCCCGGCCCATCTGGAGGACGAAAAGCTGTACATCGGTTTAACTCATCATGGCGATGCCGTACTGGAACTCCAGCAGCATATATCTGCGGGCTCCCTGATCGCAGATGATACCCACCCCTGCATCAGCCTGACTGCCCGGGAACGTCTGCAGCAAAGGCAAATCGCGGTGGAAAAGGTGGTGCTTTCGCACGAAGAATTCCTGATGTGGCCACGCATGCCGGACTGGAGCAACCGGGACATTCCAGGGTGTCTGGTTGAAGCCCTGGTTTTGCTTCGCCAACCGGGTGCAGGGGAAGGCGAATTTTCCGCCTTTTGCCAGGAAGCCGAGTTTCTCGGCTTTACCGGCCGGATGATCAGCCCGCTGGACGAATAG